One window of Metamycoplasma arthritidis genomic DNA carries:
- the cas2 gene encoding CRISPR-associated endonuclease Cas2: MRIIVMYDVSFKDENDTKEYTKFYTSLQKLGYYRMQYSIYAKTISTHTKYPYEKAKLISILPKNANVRILCISEQQYQGIEILRGSKSLNEKYNDNERYIKL; this comes from the coding sequence ATGCGAATTATAGTTATGTATGATGTCTCTTTTAAAGACGAAAATGATACAAAAGAATACACAAAATTTTATACTTCACTCCAAAAACTTGGTTATTATCGAATGCAATATTCAATTTATGCAAAAACAATTTCCACTCACACTAAATATCCTTATGAAAAAGCTAAACTTATAAGCATTTTGCCAAAGAACGCCAATGTTAGAATACTTTGTATAAGTGAACAGCAATATCAAGGTATTGAAATTCTTCGCGGCAGTAAATCCCTAAACGAAAAATACAATGACAATGAAAGGTATATTAAATTATAA
- a CDS encoding TraM recognition domain-containing protein: protein MLLVIQSFEQLQKYAKKGRNSKARLNCLLETNYLETSKSFSSILGQKLIEHKTISSTNKNETISISEQKEDLMSLSDLKYKTLI, encoded by the coding sequence ATGTTATTAGTAATCCAATCATTTGAGCAATTACAAAAATATGCCAAAAAGGGGCGAAATAGTAAAGCTCGTTTAAATTGCTTGCTTGAAACGAATTATTTGGAAACCTCAAAGTCTTTTAGTTCAATTTTGGGCCAAAAACTAATTGAACACAAAACAATTTCTTCAACTAATAAAAACGAAACTATTTCAATTTCTGAGCAAAAAGAAGATTTAATGTCGCTTAGCGATCTTAAATATAAAACGCTGATATAA
- the cas1 gene encoding type II CRISPR-associated endonuclease Cas1, with protein sequence MEKRVIEISESNYTYLFLNNLVVNKDGTKITIPTSQIDTVLFENDKLTITLPLINDLVDHGINIIVCGRNHMPKAQIIPFQGYYNAKILQKQIKWDNDFKERVWRRIIKLKIRQTMVMLEHLAILRDDDKVKLEDYANSVKAFDITNCEGHCAKLNFKILFGEKFVRKTNTMEDTYNAYLNYGYSVLLSYVARAICSKGYDNRLGIFHRSYSNFYPLACDLMEPFRCIVESLVYKHVRISRGEPNFQEFKEELFTIFYKHFNCQGENLMLIDCIDKLVVLVLSDHDIKGPYFNWSAE encoded by the coding sequence ATGGAAAAACGAGTTATTGAAATTTCTGAATCTAATTACACATATTTATTTTTAAATAATTTAGTTGTTAATAAAGATGGCACAAAAATAACAATTCCTACTTCACAAATTGACACCGTGTTATTTGAAAATGATAAACTAACAATCACTTTGCCATTGATTAATGATTTGGTAGATCACGGCATTAATATCATAGTTTGTGGAAGAAATCATATGCCAAAAGCGCAAATAATTCCGTTTCAAGGATATTACAATGCAAAAATTTTGCAAAAGCAAATCAAATGAGATAACGATTTTAAAGAGCGTGTTTGACGACGAATTATCAAACTAAAAATTAGACAAACGATGGTAATGTTAGAACATCTTGCAATTTTAAGAGATGATGACAAAGTTAAGTTAGAAGATTATGCAAATTCAGTTAAAGCTTTTGATATAACGAATTGCGAAGGACATTGTGCTAAGCTAAATTTTAAAATACTATTTGGCGAAAAATTTGTTAGAAAAACTAATACAATGGAAGATACTTATAATGCGTATTTAAATTATGGATATAGCGTGTTACTTAGCTATGTTGCTCGAGCAATTTGTAGCAAAGGATATGATAATCGTTTAGGAATTTTTCATCGCAGTTATAGCAACTTCTATCCCTTGGCTTGTGATTTAATGGAACCTTTCCGTTGCATCGTTGAATCACTAGTATATAAGCATGTGCGTATTAGCCGCGGCGAGCCTAACTTTCAAGAATTTAAAGAAGAGTTATTTACAATCTTTTACAAACATTTTAACTGCCAAGGTGAAAATTTAATGCTTATTGATTGCATCGATAAATTAGTTGTCTTAGTTTTAAGTGATCATGATATTAAAGGACCTTATTTTAATTGAAGTGCAGAATAG
- a CDS encoding CTP synthase, translating into MNTKYIFVTGGVVSGLGKGVLAASVGYLLKERGFKVFSMKLDPYLNANPGILSPIEHGECFVTDDGTETDLDLGYYERFMDTNLTCDSSFTSGKLFRKLLEKENNGDFKGQTIQMVPHFTNEIQDVILNIEKKYQAGIAIIEIGGTVGDLESNPYFYGIAQLKYLYPQNVFFIHTGFVPYLESSQEFKSKPTQHSIATLRSLGISPNIVFLRSHMPISEDISAKIAKFSFLDKSNIINVPDFDVIYEIPLYLDTKNVADIICRHLNIKARSKVNLAKWKEFVNSLKNKNKKEITIAMCGKYVSFLDSYKSIIQSIIFASVAKNVNVDFKWIDTTKINEDELKNILLNVHGLVLLPGSGLEGWENEILAAKIARDSNLPTLGICLGFSAMAVEQARRIKPNANSIEFRDLDEDAFFVTTKIFGFDENKYHVRIGSRKINILPNTKAKKIYNKEQIEERHKHRYFVSYDIALAISDENAHFSSFNESKEIAETFELKNHPFYFGVQYHPEYKTRPLNVGKLFPTFLEAALQNKKR; encoded by the coding sequence ATGAATACAAAATATATTTTCGTTACTGGTGGAGTTGTTAGTGGATTAGGCAAAGGTGTGTTAGCGGCTTCAGTAGGATATTTGCTAAAAGAAAGAGGTTTCAAAGTTTTTTCAATGAAACTTGATCCTTATTTAAATGCTAATCCTGGAATTCTTTCACCAATTGAGCATGGAGAGTGTTTTGTTACTGATGATGGTACAGAAACTGATTTAGATCTTGGATACTATGAAAGATTTATGGACACAAATCTAACATGCGACTCTTCTTTTACATCAGGGAAACTTTTTAGAAAATTGCTCGAAAAAGAAAATAATGGTGATTTCAAAGGGCAAACAATTCAAATGGTTCCACATTTTACTAATGAAATCCAAGATGTTATTTTAAACATTGAAAAAAAATATCAAGCTGGTATTGCAATTATTGAAATCGGCGGCACAGTTGGAGATCTCGAAAGCAATCCTTATTTCTATGGTATTGCACAGCTAAAATATTTATATCCTCAAAATGTCTTTTTCATTCACACTGGTTTTGTCCCTTATTTAGAATCTTCTCAAGAATTTAAATCAAAGCCAACTCAGCACTCTATTGCTACATTACGCAGTTTAGGCATTAGCCCCAATATTGTTTTTTTAAGATCGCACATGCCTATTAGCGAAGATATCAGTGCTAAAATTGCCAAGTTTTCATTTCTTGATAAAAGTAATATTATTAATGTTCCTGATTTTGATGTTATTTACGAAATTCCTCTTTATTTAGATACTAAAAATGTTGCTGATATTATTTGTCGACATCTAAATATAAAAGCTCGTAGCAAAGTAAATTTAGCTAAATGAAAAGAATTTGTAAATTCCTTAAAAAACAAAAATAAAAAGGAAATTACTATTGCTATGTGCGGCAAATATGTCAGTTTCCTTGATTCATATAAGTCAATTATTCAGTCAATTATTTTTGCTTCAGTTGCTAAAAATGTTAATGTTGATTTTAAGTGAATTGATACAACCAAGATTAATGAAGATGAACTTAAAAATATTTTATTAAATGTACATGGACTTGTGCTTTTACCAGGTAGTGGTTTAGAAGGGTGAGAAAATGAAATTCTTGCTGCAAAAATTGCTCGTGATAGTAATCTTCCAACCTTAGGAATTTGCTTAGGTTTTAGTGCCATGGCAGTTGAACAAGCAAGAAGAATAAAACCGAATGCAAATAGTATTGAATTTAGAGATCTAGATGAAGATGCTTTCTTTGTAACTACTAAGATTTTTGGATTTGATGAAAATAAGTACCATGTGCGTATTGGTTCTCGAAAAATAAATATTCTTCCTAATACTAAAGCTAAAAAAATCTATAATAAAGAGCAAATTGAAGAACGCCATAAACATCGCTATTTCGTTTCTTATGATATAGCTTTAGCAATTAGCGACGAAAATGCTCACTTTAGTTCTTTTAATGAATCTAAAGAAATAGCTGAAACATTTGAGCTTAAAAATCATCCATTTTACTTTGGTGTTCAATATCATCCTGAATACAAAACCCGCCCTTTAAATGTTGGCAAATTATTTCCCACCTTTTTAGAAGCGGCACTCCAAAATAAAAAGCGTTAA
- the gpmI gene encoding 2,3-bisphosphoglycerate-independent phosphoglycerate mutase, which yields MNKKVILTVIDGLGLRDEVQGNAYLQASHPTFDLLFSSCPNSVLEASGEFVGLPKGQIGNSEVGHLNIGAGRIVYTGLSLINNAIDTKTSKDNEVLLKAIKDTKEKNKTLHLMGLLSPGGVHSLDRHLFEILDMAYENGLKKVSVHIFGDGRDVKPQSIYDSLETLKQKTKTYGYKISSIAGRFYAMDRDKMFERNQKSYDAIIGKSSNVIESLDKYIEEQYQNKIYDEFFVPAQLKDGLFVKENDSIIFFNFRPDRARQLSHMFIGSSLYDYQVESKVKIDHFVSLMKYEGINSEVAFEEMKVNMPLGEVISKNNLRQIRIAETQKYAHVTFFMDGGIDILYPLEERVLVDSLKVDSFAKHPQMSAKEITDALLEKIDDVDFVIMNYANPDMVGHTGDLKATIKAIEILDEQFKRIQKYVSENEKNVTWFITADHGNAEITEDENGNPATKHTTSPVMFICSDKTIKLTNGKLADVAPTILDYLGIVAPKEMTGKSLLSES from the coding sequence ATGAATAAAAAGGTTATTTTAACCGTTATTGATGGATTGGGATTAAGAGATGAAGTGCAAGGAAATGCTTATTTACAAGCTTCGCATCCAACTTTCGATTTGCTTTTTTCATCATGTCCCAATAGTGTACTTGAAGCTTCGGGCGAATTTGTAGGACTTCCCAAGGGGCAAATCGGTAATAGTGAGGTTGGTCATTTAAATATTGGGGCAGGTCGCATTGTTTATACAGGTCTTTCTTTAATAAACAATGCCATTGATACCAAGACTTCTAAAGACAATGAAGTTTTATTAAAAGCAATTAAGGACACTAAAGAAAAAAATAAAACTTTACATTTAATGGGTTTGTTAAGTCCTGGTGGAGTGCACTCCCTAGATAGACATTTATTTGAAATTTTAGATATGGCATATGAAAATGGACTTAAAAAGGTAAGTGTACATATTTTTGGAGATGGAAGGGATGTTAAACCTCAATCAATTTACGATTCTTTGGAAACATTAAAGCAAAAAACTAAAACGTATGGATATAAAATTTCATCAATTGCGGGGCGTTTTTATGCTATGGATCGCGACAAGATGTTTGAACGTAATCAAAAAAGCTATGATGCTATTATTGGCAAATCATCTAACGTGATTGAAAGTTTAGATAAATATATAGAAGAACAATACCAAAACAAAATTTATGACGAATTTTTTGTGCCAGCTCAACTTAAAGACGGGCTTTTTGTTAAAGAAAATGATTCTATTATTTTCTTTAACTTCCGCCCTGATCGTGCAAGACAACTCTCACACATGTTTATAGGTTCTTCTTTATATGACTATCAAGTGGAATCTAAAGTTAAAATTGATCATTTTGTTTCACTAATGAAATATGAGGGAATTAACTCAGAAGTAGCATTTGAAGAAATGAAGGTTAATATGCCGCTTGGTGAAGTTATCTCAAAAAATAACCTAAGACAAATTAGAATAGCAGAGACGCAAAAATATGCTCACGTAACCTTTTTCATGGATGGTGGCATCGATATTCTTTATCCATTAGAAGAAAGAGTGCTAGTTGACAGTTTGAAAGTGGATTCTTTTGCTAAACATCCCCAAATGTCTGCTAAAGAAATTACCGATGCTTTATTAGAAAAAATAGACGACGTTGATTTTGTGATTATGAACTACGCTAACCCCGATATGGTGGGTCATACTGGCGATCTAAAAGCAACCATTAAAGCAATTGAAATTTTAGATGAACAGTTTAAGCGTATTCAAAAATATGTTAGTGAAAACGAAAAGAACGTCACTTGATTCATCACCGCTGATCATGGCAATGCTGAAATCACCGAGGATGAAAATGGCAACCCCGCTACTAAACACACCACAAGCCCTGTAATGTTTATTTGCAGTGATAAAACTATTAAATTAACAAATGGTAAACTAGCCGATGTTGCGCCAACTATTTTAGATTATTTAGGAATTGTAGCTCCTAAGGAAATGACTGGTAAAAGTTTGTTAAGCGAAAGCTAA